The Thermococcus bergensis sequence CACTAATAATGGCAAGGTATAAGGAATACACTGAGCTTCTTCAGCAAAAAGTTGAGTTTCCTGGAGAAGTTTATGTGGATATCCTTTTTCCAGGTTCACTAAAAAACGTTGAGTTTAACCTGTTTGAGGTTAAGAAGCTCTTGCCTTCCTCTCCAAACAAGTACCACAGTTGCTTGGCTGGTACGATCGCTATAGCTGCAGATGGTTACATAACTCCCTGCCCCTTGCTGAGGAATTTCGTGGTTGGCAACATAAGAAAGGATAAACTCTGGTACCTGCCTAGAAGAAAAGTTCTAAATCAGTTTTGGACACTCACCAAAGATAATATAACTCTCTGTCGCTCGTGTCCATTTAAATACACGTGCCACGACTGCAGGGCGCTTGAATATCAAGCATCTGGAGATATCCATGGTATAGAATACTGTGAATTTTTGGGGATTAAAGTTAATCAAAATCCAGAATAGAGTGGTACCCTTTTCTGTCCTTTTTCACTGCTTTGGAAAACGAAAATCCCCTTATCCCGAAATCAAACATGTCAAAATAGTATATGCCAAACCTATCAACGTACTTACTGAATTCAAGAATTTTTTGATATATGTCCTCTTCACTTGAGAAGTACCATTCTATGAGATAGCCCTCAGGCTTTATTACACCGATCATTATCTCATGCTCTTTGAACTTATCTAAAAATTCTTTGCTGAGAGATCTTGCTATTCCACAGAATCCTCTGTTGTAGGCTTCTTCATTTACTACCGTCATAAAGCCCCTTAGTATTCCTAACTCCTTGAGCCTGTTTATCATGTACCTTATTGTTGGTCTCTTTTTTCCCAAGGCTTCTTCTATTTCCTTCATCGGTGTTCTTGCATCTCTTTTTAGGATGTCAAGCAAGAGGGCGTAGTCATAGCTAAACTCCCACTTTCCAAACTCCAGTTTCTTTGAGGGATAAGCGTATACCTCGTAGTATTCATAATTTGGAGAATACCTTGACAGCAGTTCGTCTATTTTGTCCCTCTGCTCTAGGGGGACATACATTACTGTTGAAACCCCGTTTATAAAACCGAAAAACGGAACTGCAACGGGAATAAAGGGATTGCGGTACATTT is a genomic window containing:
- a CDS encoding Lrp/AsnC family transcriptional regulator, with protein sequence MSGISVNKEEIEFLINLLDKYPLESINSIAKKENISYAKLKKLFDKYYEASKSLTVSASISIAKLGLMSYVAFLSVPRENIKSTIAKMYRNPFIPVAVPFFGFINGVSTVMYVPLEQRDKIDELLSRYSPNYEYYEVYAYPSKKLEFGKWEFSYDYALLLDILKRDARTPMKEIEEALGKKRPTIRYMINRLKELGILRGFMTVVNEEAYNRGFCGIARSLSKEFLDKFKEHEIMIGVIKPEGYLIEWYFSSEEDIYQKILEFSKYVDRFGIYYFDMFDFGIRGFSFSKAVKKDRKGYHSILDFD